In Theileria parva strain Muguga chromosome 4 map unlocalized ctg_529, whole genome shotgun sequence, one DNA window encodes the following:
- the TBCD gene encoding Tubulin-specific chaperone D, with the protein MENVQNDVTYFTEHDEAKRMVEEISSLSIELLFDESKSGSASNDTKDNILEKLVSNVNKISDIVGKYMDIEVLLYQYIETLIGDIFEILKRFVLLPNALKFDITRRVDSKKSIPLITLEKLCFYLYIISKCVGVRRLINYAPNDVSLFEKITETIEMIQNTNSGTSETEISKHEDHLWCLEFIFLSWESLMVYTPFDLNTIWKHPFDEKITFQTRILTCSMYYLNKSTKARDGAAMVISNLFSRKDVLNSQDFQYFLKFCQDILTNPLYNVNLNQEYNKDYLAVTGSANNVNNHLSIGVLMVLKQIIKRVQTPDLIPYLDIFEFCLLNCDDIVVNAATKKLRSSCLGRLALHLLPPQEDSQKYRRKYRTIFTKKNSEEDKNGPQNTDLTDRKASAFDAARVEVMLSKILETLVDNDIRVRWACAKSVGRISSRLTIQMNEEILDHIIELINSQFTRTLNGTPADVLNINGNIISCLTSPKVVVQPLSAECESVVHGGCLAIAEILREGLIHPHMLNKVLDTTILTLSFEVWRGKGSAGTAVRDASCFICWAIARTFTKEMLSTDHVSRISMELVNVSLFDSSVNCRRAACSALQELVGRFGTVSKGLELIQICNYFTVSNRKKAFVEVCQQVARLGYYSNSMLQNVIRTKLFHPDMSTRELSSLAICKIVSATPHLSLSYINNYHTQSDNGDKLNNINDKQSIEFTVTSLIDYLLENLYTTSTSTTQGALRALARLLYFVIERNIPVNLILFKVLDVPVTFEKKRLFRNKSSNIIRQAICKLITVNCKLMLHMNTLPTYNYNENMETFKKIIDYYIVILKDSLRNFALEVQLSAVEAFEQLFMIIRDADVSENLLKFFTDSLSSRSDHISARRGYALVFSSIPLRVFTDIDEEKNRSKINNDNHTTHSEQKNSINEINTVNEVLTLLCNEIKTNVKYEEVKDSKTRQFALLSVLSILNRIKDHVLEKKILEQITETLVMCCNDYEIDSRGDVGSWVRELSSEVICYILNVYLFKNNNYRGNLSNTFKNMDKEMATNLTGGLVGLALENLEHVRSRSTFLMCHLFTNKLSKLNFKWIWNRIFYNIPYEQMISTNEDYCSRTRYVSATNSTSTPSTRLDDETEECDGDSDADRDVDYEIEKYIDRNYEIDMYINIDNRLLDGFNMLFDISKSLIQVISATYENKTEFNSEHELDYQKSLQKQKYSIESNGLIPVNDCENLLEYSLTNTEKLNVVLRIPGWSAAPLTFRTFLWVLLIPSYTRVAFKSIVKIIGENNRIEVNIHANNSVLVLEDVLIEFISQNKDTFISWAKSVKCFEMVLRDCSLELYNRAIATNDSKTSQKLVNSLKILFSHRLVEVQEWYELIEIMINDAKRTTNYAYLKSIVRCLEVLLMYESESFTKEILKTLLQLLVHQYPTIRSYVASHLTLALSSREDVLAEEAMEILDSCSFHVEDEDTILKSIKKLSTLLKV; encoded by the coding sequence ATGGAAAACGTCCAAAATGACGTTACGTACTTCACCGAACACGATGAAGCGAAACGCATGGTAGAAGAAATATCTTCCCTGTCAATCGAGCTACTTTTTGACGAAAGCAAGTCAGGTTCTGCTTCAAATGATACCAAAGATAACATTCTAGAGAAATTGGTCTCAAATGTTAACAAAATCAGCGACATTGTGGGTAAGTATATGGATATTGAGGTGTTGTTGTATCAGTACATAGAAACACTGATTGGAGATATCTTCGAAATTCTAAAAAGGTTCGTACTTTTACCAAACGCACTCAAGTTCGATATTACAAGGAGAGTAGATTCTAAGAAATCCATTCCCTTGATAACTTTGGAAAAGCTCTGCTTCTACCTGTACATTATCTCTAAATGCGTAGGGGTTAGGCGCCTGATAAACTACGCTCCAAATGACGTATCTTTGTTTGAAAAGATCACGGAAACCATAGAAATGATACAAAACACCAACTCTGGAACCAGTGAAACTGAAATTAGCAAACACGAGGACCACCTCTGGTGTTTGGAATTTATATTCCTATCCTGGGAATCCCTGATGGTTTACACTCCATTTGACTTAAATACGATATGGAAGCACCCATTTGATGAGAAAATAACCTTTCAAACGAGAATTTTGACTTGCTCAATGTACTACCTGAACAAGTCGACAAAGGCCAGAGACGGCGCAGCCATGGTAATATCGAACTTATTCTCAAGGAAAGACGTACTGAATTCTCAAGACTTCCAATATTTCCTCAAGTTTTGCCAAGATATTCTAACTAACCCCCTCTATAACGTTAATTTAAACCAAGAATACAACAAGGACTATTTAGCGGTGACGGGTTCAGCGAACAACGTAAACAATCACCTATCAATTGGTGTCCTAATGGTACTCAAACAGATTATCAAGAGAGTCCAAACCCCTGACTTGATCCCTTATTTGGACATTTTTGAGTTTTGTCTGCTCAATTGCGATGATATTGTTGTTAACGCAGCAACTAAGAAACTCAGGTCCTCGTGTTTGGGTCGTCTAGCTTTGCACCTATTGCCTCCTCAAGAAGATTCTCAAAAATATCGTAGGAAATATAGAACTATTTTCACTAAAAAAAACTCTGAAGAGGATAAAAATGGCCCTCAAAACACAGATTTAACAGACAGAAAGGCCAGTGCATTTGATGCAGCTCGAGTTGAGGTTATGCTGTCAAAAATTCTAGAGACTCTGGTCGACAATGATATTAGAGTTAGGTGGGCATGCGCAAAGTCAGTGGGTAGAATATCATCGAGGCTAACCATTCAAATGAATGAAGAGATTCTTGACCACATTATTGAACTGATTAATTCACAGTTTACCCGTACCCTGAACGGAACCCCAGCTGATGTATTGAATATCAACGGAAACATAATTAGTTGCCTAACATCACCCAAAGTCGTTGTCCAACCATTGAGCGCAGAATGTGAGAGCGTAGTCCACGGAGGATGTTTAGCAATTGCGGAGATTCTGAGAGAAGGCCTGATCCACCCACATATGTTAAACAAGGTTCTGGATACCACTATTTTAACGCTTTCATTCGAAGTGTGGAGAGGAAAAGGCTCAGCAGGAACTGCAGTTAGAGACGCCTCTTGTTTCATTTGCTGGGCAATCGCGAGAACATTCACCAAAGAAATGCTCAGCACTGACCACGTATCCAGGATCAGCATGGAATTGGTAAATGTTAGTCTGTTTGACTCTAGCGTAAACTGCAGAAGAGCGGCTTGTTCAGCATTGCAGGAGCTCGTGGGAAGGTTTGGAACAGTTTCAAAGGGTCTGGAACTCATACAGATTTGTAACTACTTTACGGTTTCTAATCGCAAGAAAGCGTTTGTCGAAGTCTGCCAACAAGTTGCAAGACTTGGTTACTACTCAAACTCGATGTTACAAAATGTTATCAGAACAAAGTTGTTCCACCCAGATATGTCAACAAGAGAACTCTCTTCACTGGCgatatgtaaaatagtatCAGCAACGCCGCATTTATCACTTTCCtacattaataattatcacACACAAAGTGATAATGGCgacaaattaaataacattaacGACAAGCAAAGTATAGAGTTCACAGTTACATCGTTAATAGACTATCTTCTGGAGAATTTATACACTACATCGACCTCTACAACTCAGGGTGCACTTAGAGCACTGGCAAGGCTGTTATACTTTGTGATTGAGAGAAATATACCCGTGAATTTGATATTGTTTAAGGTTTTGGACGTACCCGTTACCTTCGAGAAGAAAAGGTTATTTCGGAACAAGAGTTCAAACATCATAAGGCAAGCTATTTGTAAACTAATAACAGTGAATTGTAAACTAATGCTGCACATGAATACCTTACCCACGTACAACTACAATGAAAATATGGAAACGTTTAAGAAAATTATCGACTACTATATTGTTATACTGAAGGACAGCTTGAGAAATTTTGCACTAGAGGTCCAGTTGTCTGCAGTGGAGGCATTTGAGCAGCTTTTTATGATTATAAGGGATGCAGACGTGTCGGAAAACCTCTTGAAGTTTTTTACAGATTCACTGTCCTCCAGAAGTGACCACATTTCAGCAAGGAGAGGATACGCTCTTGTTTTCTCCTCGATACCGCTCAGAGTCTTTACTGATATTGACGAGGAAAAGAACAGGTCCAAGATTAATAATGACAATCATACCACTCATTCTGAGCAGAAAAACAGTATTAATGAGATAAATACTGTGAATGAGGTGTTAACTCTGCTCTGCAATGAGATAAAAACCAATGTAAAGTATGAGGAAGTTAAGGATTCAAAGACCAGACAGTTTGCATTGTTGTCAGTTTTATCAATTCTGAACAGAATTAAGGACCATGTTTTGGAAAAGAAGATTTTAGAACAGATCACGGAAACCCTGGTTATGTGTTGTAACGACTATGAAATAGACTCACGAGGCGACGTTGGCTCGTGGGTCAGAGAACTATCATCTGAAGTCATTTGCTACATACTTAATGTGTACCTCTTTAAAAACAACAATTATAGGGGAAATCTGTCCAACACTTTCAAGAACATGGACAAGGAAATGGCAACTAACCTCACAGGTGGTTTGGTAGGACTGGCTCTGGAGAATTTGGAACACGTGAGGTCAAGAAGCACATTTCTTATGTGTCACCTCTTCACAAATAAACTGTCAAAGTTAAACTTCAAGTGGATATGGAATAGGATATTCTACAATATACCTTATGAGCAGATGATATCTACAAATGAAGATTATTGTTCTAGAACCAGGTATGTATCCGCGACTAATTCCACTTCTACACCTTCAACTCGGCTGGATGATGAAACAGAAGAGTGTGATGGGGACAGCGACGCCGACAGAGATGTCGACTATGAAATTGAGAAGTACATTGACAGGAATTATGAAATTGACATGTATATCAACATAGATAACAGACTGTTGGATGGATTCAACATGCTTTTTGACATTTCTAAAAGTCTAATACAAGTGATTTCGGCAACTTATGAAAACAAAACAGAATTTAATTCAGAACATGAACTTGACTATCAAAAATCTCTCCAAAAACAAAAGTACTCAATCGAGAGTAACGGATTGATTCCTGTTAATGACTGTGAAAACCTTCTGGAGTATTCACTCACAAACACCGAAAAATTGAACGTCGTTTTGAGAATACCCGGCTGGTCAGCTGCACCTCTGACATTCAGGACCTTCCTCTGGGTTCTTCTGATACCGTCCTACACCAGAGTTGCATTCAAGTCAATTGTGAAGATAATTGGTGAAAACAACAGGATAGAAGTTAACATTCACGCCAACAATAGTGTTCTGGTTCTGGAGGATGTTTTGATAGAGTTCATTTCACAGAACAAGGACACATTTATATCCTGGGCAAAGAGTGTAAAGTGCTTTGAGATGGTGTTGAGAGATTGCTCCTTGGAACTATACAACCGGGCGATAGCGACAAACGACTCGAAAACTTCCCAGAAACTTGTCAACTCCCTCAAGATTCTGTTCAGCCATCGTCTCGTTGAGGTTCAGGAGTGGTATGAGTTGATCGAAATTATGATCAACGACGCAAAAAGAACCACGAACTACGCCTATCTCAAGAGTATTGTGAGGTGCCTTGAAGTTTTACTGATGTACGAGTCTGAGTCTTTCACAAAGGAAATTCTAAAGACGTTACTGCAACTCCTGGTTCACCAGTATCCGACAATTCGTTCCTACGTCGCTTCGCATCTGACCCTAGCTCTTAGCAGCAGGGAGGATGTTTTGGCGGAAGAGGCCATGGAAATTTTGGATTCCTGCTCTTTCCACGTGGAGGATGAAGatactattttaaaatcaattaaaaaGCTGAGTACTCTACTGAAGGTTTAA
- the FRS1 gene encoding phenylalanine--tRNA ligase beta subunit: MPTVSVLKDEFFHQLGVEISLEELESLCFDFGVEYDGTETDENGKELIRIEIPANRYDLLSLEGLVTAFSCFKWNLQPPNFTLVPCKPPYYSRIDVQKENSSIRPYVFCAVLRGVVLNENRYKSLIDMQEKLHQNLCRKRTIAAIGTHDMDTVTPPFTYTFERPEEIIFSPLTDPSREYNGLELMETYDSHPQLKNYSKLLKGAPYYPVIRDSDRNVCSLPPVINSYRSRITLNTKNIFIEVTSTDLNKGSMVLNQLVSSFSKYCKEPYTIEPVLVQYDIPVTTPDLSRRSLRASVPYLSNLVGIKELTAEYACELLDRMMVKSQVVDPETIESTIPITRSDIQHPCDLGEDIAISYGYKNIKRTRFTMGNLLKKTLLAEKVRFVFTSCSFKETLMPVLDSFKSSYEMMCKPVPKDDDKRAPVVIKNGQLSENETVRTSLLPGLLKTVHYKKGSNLPIRLFEVGEVVWRSEDSDVGAKNNTNCGCVYANTSSGLEEVQGVSELLLNNLGFVSEYQVWEYNELEKPIPESWNQRYKLEEIEDPSFLSGRCVSFVTTSEPRETFGTMGIIHPNVLKNFHIPFPVSLFEMDLTLIQRIISSN; this comes from the exons ATGCCTACGGTTTCCGTCCTTAAGGACGAATTTTTCCACCAGCTGGGGGTCgaaattt ctCTGGAGGAACTCGAGTCACTGTGTTTCGACTTTGGTGTTGAGTACGACGGAACAGAAACTGACGAAAATGGGAAGGAATTAATTAGAATTGAGATACCAGCTAATAG ataCGACCTTCTGTCACTGGAAGGTTTGGTCACAGCCTTCTCATGTTTCAAGTGGAATCTCCAACCTCCTAATTTCACTCTTGTCCCATGCAAACCACCATATTATTCTAGAATTGATGTACAAAAAGAG AACTCTTCAATTCGTCCCTATGTATTTTGTGCAGTTTTGAGAGGCGttgttttaaatgaaaaCAGATATAAAAGTCTAATAGACATGCAAGAAAAGCTACACCAAAATTTGTGTAGAAAGAGAACAATCGCAGCAATTGGAACCCACGATATGGACACAGTTACGCCTCCCTTTACATACACATTTGAACGCCCAGAGgagattattttttctcCTTTAACTGACCCTAGTAGAGAATATAATGGACTAGAGTTGATGGAAACATACGATTCACACCCTCAGCTAAAA AATTACTCGAAACTACTCAAAGGGGCTCCCTACTACCCTGTTATCAGAGATAGTGATCGCAATGTGTGCTCTTTACCGCCTGTAATTAATTCCTACAGGTCTAGAATCACACTAAACacaaaaaatatattcatCGAAGTCACCTCg ACTGATTTGAACAAGGGCTCAATGGTTTTGAATCAACTGGTATcatcattttcaaagtATTGCAAGGAGCCATACAC AATTGAACCAGTGCTAGTTCAATACGACATTCCAGTGACGACACCTGACTTGTCCag GCGGAGTTTAAGGGCTTCAGTTCCATACCTTTCTAATTTGGTAGGAATAAAGGAGTTAACAGCTGAATATGCTTGTGAACTCCTGGATAGAATGATGGTAAAGTCTCAAGTCGTGGACCCTGAAACCATAGAGTCCACGATTCCAATCACAAGATCAG ATATACAACACCCATGTGATCTTGGCGAGGATATAGCAATATCTTACGGATATAAAAACATTAAGAGGACCAGGTTTACCATGGGGAATCTACTTAAAAAAACACTTTTGGCTGAGAAAGTCAGGTTCGTGTTTACAAGTTGTTCTTTTAAGGAAACTCTAATGCCGGTTTTGGATTCATTCAAATCATCTTATGAAATGATGTGTAAACCTGTTCCGAAAGATGATGATAAAAGGGCTCCAGTTGTAATTAAAAACGGACAACTAAGTGAGAATGAAACTGTAAGGACGTCACTGTTACCAGGACTTTTAAAAACTGTACATTATAAAAAAGGGTCAAATCTACCAATTCGGTTATTCGAG GTGGGAGAAGTGGTTTGGAGGAGTGAAGATTCCGATGTAGGAGCAAAGAATAATACTAACTGTGGTTGCGTGTATGCCAATACAAGTTCAGGACTTGAG GAAGTGCAAGGGGTTTCTGAGCTTCTGTTAAATAATCTAGGATTTGTGAGTGAGTACCAAGTGTGGGAATACAACGAGCTAGAAAAACCAATACCGGAATCCTGGAATCAAAGGTACAAACTCGAGGAAATtgaag ACCCTTCCTTTCTATCTGGGAGATGTGTATCATTTGTTACCACCTCCGAACCACGAGAGACCTTCGGAACCATGGGAATAATACACCCGAACGTTTTAAAGAACTTCCACATACCATTTCCAG TTTCGCTGTTTGAGATGGATTTGACGTTGATTCAGAGGATTATAAGTTCTAACTGA